The genomic DNA GCCAGGCACCCGCTACAGCCTGGATTGTCGGAGATGGCGCTGAGGAGGACAAAGCGCGCTACCGCCAGATGGTCGCACAGCGCGGACTGGCAGATCTTGTCTCGTTCCATCCCTCAATGCCTGCACGCCAGGCGTTTGCCATGGCCCGCGCGATTGTCGTGCCATCGCGTGCCGAATCGCTGCCCTATATCGTTCTGGAAGCCGCCGGCGCCAGCATTCCGATGATCTGCACGAATGTCGGCGGCATCAGTGAAATTTACGGCGAACAGGCCGATGCTCTGGTCAATCCGGAATTGCCCGACATCACAAAGGCGATGCGTACATTACAGCAAGCCGGATTCCGCTCCGATCAGATCGCGCCGCTCCATGAACGGGTCGCGAACGGGTTTTCGATCCGCCTTATGGAGCAGCACATTATGCAACTTTACCGCTCGGCACTGGACCTTTAAAGCCCATTTGAAAAGCCTGCTTTAATCGTCAAAATCCATGGCTTCATGCAGACGCAGAAAATCTGGCCCCTGGCCAAGAATGAGCGGGTCAATCTTGCCAATCGCTGACAAATCCTTGCCATCATAATCAAGATTGGCCAGCACGTGCCGGATGCTGTTGAGCCGCGCCCGCCTTTTGTCGTTGGAGCGCACAATTGTCCATGGTGTCGATGCTGTATGGGTCATTTTAAGCATCAGATTGCGCTTTTCGGTATAGTCACCCCATTTGTCGAGCGATGCCACGTCCATGGGAGACAATTTCCATTGCTTCAGCGGATCATGGGCCCGGTCGTGAAACCGTTTCATCTGCATTTCGCGCCCGATATTCAGCCAGAATTTGAATAGATGAATGTTTTCATCAACCAGCATCTGCTCGAATTTCGGCGCTTCCTGGAGGAAAATCCGGTGCTGTTCCGGTGTGCAAAAGCCCATCACCGGTTCAACACCGGCGCGGTTGTACCAGGAGCGGTCGAACAGAACCAGTTCTCCGCTACTCGGCAGATGCGCGATGTATCGCTGAAAATACCACTGTCCTTGCTCCCGCTCTGTCGGTTTTGGAAGCGCTGCAATGCGGGCGTTCCGGGGGTTGAGGTAAGCCCGTATGGCATTGATGGTTCCACCCTTTCCGGCAGCATCGCGCCCCTCGAATACCAGCACCAGTCTGGCTCCGGTATCCTGTGCCCAGGCTTGGACCTTGACGAGTTCGATCTGCAAAACCCGCAACGCACGCTCATATTTCTTGCGTGATAATTTATCGCTGTAGGGATAATTGCCGCTCTGCATCGCAGCGCCTTTGATCTGCGAAGCCAGCTTGGGATTGTCCAGATCAAAATTGTCCCGAAGGGGGTCACCGGAAGACGATTTATCGTTAGCCATATGGGTCCTCGAATAATGTCAGCTTTGCCACGCTAGCGGATTGTCGGGTTTGTCACAATGAGGCCTGAACCGTCGGTGCGGCGGTGGTGAGTGTCATAAATCTGAAATAACTTTGCCACAATAGAGTTTTCCTTCAATGTCTGTTGCAAGTTTCCATTCATGGAGGATTGGCCATCATGGCTGCCGAGCCCCCGCTTTCAGATGCGGAAATCGAAAACAATGCGCTCCTGACCCGGCTGCTGGATCAGCGCTGGGCTGTGATCGTCGCCTGTGTCGGAGTGCTGGCCTTCTGGCTGCGCGGCGATGTAACCCCTTTTGCCGGCATTCTGTTTCTTTTGGCGCTGGGCGCGGCAACCATGGTGGAGCCGGTCGCAAGCCAGCGCCGCCGCCGCCTCAATGCCTTGCGGACCGCACGCGCAGTGGCACAGCAGTCGGTCTGGCCGGATCCATCGACCAAACGGGTCATTGCATCGCTGACGGTGCCCACGCTGCTGGTCGACAGCGAAGGGGTCGTACGTTTTCTCAATAAAGCCACCATATCAAACTTGGGTGACATCAGGCCCGGCCAGCCCATGGCTCTGCATTTTCGCCAGCGCAATCTCGTCGCTGCGCTGGCCAGGGTTATGGAAACCAATCAGCCCGAGCAACTGGAATACATTGAACGCTTCCCGGTCGAGCGTTGGTTCAGTGTCGATTTAAGCCCATTGCGGTTTGACACTGACGCGGCAGTTCCGCTAACCGCGACGCCGCAATTTCTGCTGGTCCAGTTTCAGGATTTAAGCGCACAGAAGCGCATAGAGCGGATGCGGGTGGATTTTATTGCCAATGCCAGTCATGAATTGCGCACGCCGCTGGCGTCCATGTCGGGGTTCATCGAAACGCTGCTGGGACCGGCCCGGAATGATGAGACTGCGAGACTGCGCTTTCTCAACATTATGCGCGAGCAATCTCAGCGCATGTCTCGGCTGATTGATGATCTTCTGTCGCTCAGCCGAATCGAAATGAAGGCACATTTAAAGCCAACTGATCCGGTCGACCTTGGACCTTTGATTGGTCATGTGGCGGATACGCTGGCACCGCTGGCCCGTGACAATGACGTCAAGCTGGTTCTTGGTACCTGGGATGATCCTGTCATCGTGTCTGGTGCTCAGGACGAATTGGTTCAGGTTTTCAGCAATCTGATTGAAAATGCTATCAAATATGGCGCATCAGGCCAGCGTGTCGAGATTGACTTCCTTGCAGAAACAGAAACCAGGGGACCTGCCACAACCATCCGCGATTTCGGCCCCGGTATTGCGTCCGAACATGTGCCGCGTCTGACAGAACGATTCTATCGCGCCGATGTGGAGACCAGCCGGCAAAAACAGGGCACCGGACTTGGACTTGCCATCGTCAAGCATATCCTGAACCGTCATAGCGCCACCCTTCACATAAAAACCGAAGCCGGCAAGGGCGCGGCCTTCACAGTGCAGTTTCCCCGCCGGACAGCGTCAGCGGCGGCTGAAAAAATGGCCAAAAGCGATGGCATTTCGGAAAACTGATATTTTTCAAGGGTATGGATTGTCATCTAATTGATACAAAAATGCCATAGAAGCATCACTGCGTCTGGCTAGATTGCTGGGCGGCAGGTGGCAGTTGTCCGATCATTATGCACGGACCGCCACTGTCCTGCGTAATTCTTGTTTTCAGAGCCTGGCTGACACGAGCCTGGCCGGGTCGCTGGCAAGTCCTTGGCAGATTACTGGCTGGCTGATTACTGGATGGCAGGTCACTTGAATGAATATAATAGGCGCTGTTGCTCTATACCCGGCAAGCCCGCATCTTTGAGCACGTCCGGTAACCTGTTAAGCCGGTAGCCTGTTAAGCCGGTAACCCGTTAAGAAGGAACCTTGGACATGGAGACTTCTGTGCAAACCATGAGCAGCAAAAATGAAAGCGCCGCTTTGACCAATGCGCCGCGGGTCAAGATGAAGGGTGAGAAGGTCAACGTGTTCTACGGTGAAAAGCAGGCGCTTTTCGACGTTGATCTGGAAATTCCGGAGCATCGGGTCACATCATTGATCGGACCGTCAGGCTGCGGCAAATCCACATTTTTGCGCTGCCTCAATCGCATGAATGACACCATCGATATCTGCCGGGTGAAGGGCGATATCACGCTTGATGGCAAGGATATTTACGATTCCGCCGTGGACGTGGTTGAACTGCGCGCACGGGTCGGCATGGTTTTCCAGAAACCGAATCCGTTTCCAAAATCCATCTTTGAAAATGTCGCTTATGGCCCGAAGATTCACGGGCTTGCAAGCAGCAAGGAGGAGTTGGAGGCAATGGTGGTCGAAAGCCTGCAAAAGGCAGGCCTGTTTGAAGAGGTGAAGGACCGTCTTGACGAACCGGGAACCGGCCTCTCCGGCGGCCAGCAACAGCGCCTGTGCATTGCGCGCGCCATTGCTGTCAGTCCCGAAGTCATCCTGATGGACGAACCCTGTTCCGCACTCGATCCCATTGCCACGGCCAAAGTGGAAGAGCTGATTGATGAATTGCGTAATAATTACACGATTGTCATCGTTACTCACTCCATGCAACAGGCCGCAAGGGTGTCTCAACGGACCGCGTTTTTCCATCTTGGCAATCTGGTTGAAGAAGGTGTGACCGACGATATCTTCACCAATCCAGGGGACAAGCGGACCCAGGATTACATCACTGGCCGGTTCGGGTAACACTGGGTAAGGACGCTAAAATGGCTGATCATACAGTTACAGCATATGATGAGGAACTGCAGGCACTGGCAAAATATATTGCCGAGATGGGTGGGATTGCAGAGAGCATGATCGTGGATGCGTTGCAGGCATTGCTGCGCGCTGATCCTGTTCTCGCCCGCAAAGTCATCACAGATGACAAGGACCTCGACAATCTGCAGCGCAAGGTCGAGGATGACGCAATCCGCACCATCGCCAAACGCCAGCCAATGGCATCCGATTTGCGCGAAATTATTGCATCCCTGCGCATTTCCAATGATCTGGAGCGTTGCGGAGACCTGGCCAAGAATATCGCCAAACGCGCCATCGCAATCGAGGGCGTTGTTCAGCCTTCAAAACTCATTCACGGCATTGAACATATGGCGGAACTGGCCCAGGCCCAGTTGACAAAAGTTCTGGATGCCTATGTCGCCAGAGATGTCGGCAAAGCGGAAATGGTGTGGCAGAACGATAGCGAAATCGATGCCATGTATACCTCGCTGTTCCGCGAATTGCTGACTTACATGATGGAAGATCCGCGCAATATCTCATATTGCACCCATCTGCTGTTCTGCGCCAAAAATGTCGAGCGGATCGGCGATCACGCCACCAATATTGCAGAGACAGTCATCTATCAGGTTACCGGCGTCCAGTTGGAGGATGAGCGGCCCAAGGGTGACAACAGCGCAATCCACGTGGTGGAGCAGCCATGAAAAAGAACCTGCCGCAACCTGCTTTTGCCTGAGGAGACCCCGCAATGGCTGCCCCAAATATCCTTGTTGTCGAGGACGAAGAATCACTCAGTCTGCTTTTGCGTTACAATCTGGAAAGCGAAGGCTACCAGGTCGACGTGTCTGAACGCGGCGATGATGCCGAACTGAAATTGCGCGAGGCAGTTCCTGATCTGCTGCTTTTGGACTGGATGCTGCCGGGCCTGTCGGGCATTGAATTGTGCCGCCGCCTGCGTGCGCGTGATGAAACACGCAATCTGCCTGTTATCATGTTGACCGCACGCGGCGAGGAAACCGAGCGCATACGCGGATTGTCCACCGGGGCCGATGATTATGTGGTGAAGCCGTTTTCCGTGCCCGAACTGATGGCACGAGTGAAAGCGATGCTGCGCCGCGCCAAGCCGGAAGTGGTCTCACGGCTGCTGCGCACGGGCGATCTGGAGATGGACCGCGAGACCCACCGCGTACATCGCGCGACACGCGAAATCCACCTGGGCCCGACAGAATTCAAATTGCTGGAATTCTTTTTACAAAGCCCCGGCCGCGTCTTTTCGCGCGAGCAGCTTCTGGATGGCGTCTGGGGCCATGATGTCTATGTCGATGAGCGCACCGTCGATGTCCATGTCGGCCGCTTGCGCAAAGCCATCAATAAAGGCCGCGCCAAAGACCCGATCCGAACCGTGCGCGGGGCCGGTTATTCACTGGATGATCAGTTCCGGGACTAGAGCGCGTTCAGGCGCGGCTGATCGTTGCCAGCAAACGCCGCAACCGCAGGCAAAGAGCCGCAAAACACAAGAAGTCGGTGCCCGTTACCGACAACCGGCTGCATCAGGTCAGTCGATTTTATCACACGCGGCCTGGTGTCATAAATCTGTAACAAAACTGTTACATCCATGACACTCGGCAGGAGTACTCGAACAGTCAGGTCGTAGACAGACGATCACTAATGAAACCCAAGGAGTTTCCATGTCCTATCTTAAACTCGCGACTTCTGCCCTGGCTATCACAGCGTTATCCGCGACGTCTGCCATCGCTCGCGACGAAATCCGGATTGTCGGATCGTCCACTGTGTTTCCATACACACAAGCTGTCGCCGAGCAATTCTCCAACAATACCGGCGCGCCTTCGCCGATTGTAGAATCGACCGGCACCGGCGGCGGGATGAAAATATTCTGTGAAGGTGTTGGAGAGGCACACCCTGATATCACTGGTGCCTCCCGCGCCATGAAAGCATCCGAGTATGAATTGTGCCAGTCAAATGGCGTTACGGATATTTCCGAAGCGCTGATCGGCTTCGACGGTTTGTCGCTTGCAATTTCGCGCAGCAATGATTTTGACTGGGATTTGACCCTTGGCGAGATTTATCTGGCGCTGGCCGCTCAGGTTCCCGTTGATGGTAAATGGGCCGATAATCCCTACAAGAAATGGTCTGAAATCAACGCCGATCTGCCGGATACAGAAATCCTCGCCTATGGCCCTCCGCCAACCTCCGGTACACGGGATGCCTTTGTCGAATTGGCAATGCATGCCGGTTGTGAAGAACTGGATTATGTTGCCAATGGTGGTTTCGACGGTGACTGGGTTAAAGAGAACTGCTCGCGCATGCGTACTGACGGACCCTTCATCGAAGCCGGTGAAAATGACAATCTGATCGTACAGCGGCTCGAATCCGATCCCAATGCCGTCGGCATCTTCGGTTATTCATTCCTTTATGAAAACTTCGACCGGTTGAAAGGTGTCAAGATCGAAGGCGTTGAGCCGACCACCGACAGCATTGCCGACAAATCCTATCCGGTATCGCGCCCGCTTTACTTCTACGTGAAGAACGCGCACCGCGGTGTCATCCCCAACCTCAATGAGTTCATCGAAGAATACATGTCTGAAGATGCCCTGGAATCGGGTGGTTACCTGTCCGAGCGTGGCCTGGTGACGCTGGTCGACGACCGTCGCACTGCCCTTCAGGATGCGATTTTGAACGGCAAGCAGATGGATGCCCCTGAATAAGCCAAATTTCCGGCCCTTGCGAAGTCTCGAGCCGGTCGCGGCTCGAGACAGTTTTTTTGAAAGAGTGTAGAGATGACCACATTGGCATTCGCGACCCTTTTCGTCATCAGCCTGTTTGGATACTGGCTTAACCGGCGGGCCGCGCGGGCCATGCGCCGCGACGGCGCGCGACTGCACTCGCTTTCCGGATATCACGGTCTGTTTTCGTTTCTGTCGATCCTGGTGCCCGTCTTCGTCCTGACCATTGTCTGGTTGGCGCTGCAGGGCTCTGTTGTCGACAAAATTGTCATGGGCGGATTGCCAAATGGTGTGCTCAATGGTTTAGGCACGGGGCAGCGTCAGTTGGTTCTGACCGAAATCAGGTCTCTTTCCAGGGGCCAGACATTCGGCACCCCGGAAGAGTGGAAGATTACCGCAGCAGAACAGCTGAACCTGCTTCAGGCCGTTGCATCGATGATGCTGATCGCTATTGTCGCCATTGGCGGGCTGGCTCTGCTGTGGTTCGCCCGGCGCCGGGTCACAGCCACTTTCCGTGCCCGTCAGGGTGTCGAACGGATTGTTTCGGGCCTGATGATTTTCTGCTCGGTCGCCGCGATCTTCACTACGGTTGGCATTGTCGCGTCTCTTGCATTTGAGACCGTCAAATTTCTCCGGCTGGTTCCTTTGACCGAATTTCTGTTCGGTCTGAACTGGGAGCCGCAAATTCCAATCCGAGCGGACCAGGTAGCTGCGGCCGGTGCCTTTGGCTGGATACCGGTTATCGTCGGAACCCTTGTGATCACCGCCGTAGCCCTGATTCTTGCAATCCCGATCGGTCTGTTCTCGGCCATCTATCTGAATGAATTCGCGCCATCCCGTGTGCGCTCGGTGGCAAAGCCATTTCTTGAGATTCTCGCAGGCGTGCCGACGGTTGTGTACGGCTTCTTTGCCATTCTGGTCGTTGCCCCTGCAATCCGCAGCCTGGGTGCATCGCTGGGCATTGGCGTTTCGCCAAATACGGCGCTTGCGGCGGGCAGTGTGATGGGTATCATGCTGGTTCCATTTATCTCATCCTTTGCCGATGATGCCCTGTCCGCCGTGCCGCGCTCCTTGCGTGATGGCGCTCTGGCGCTTGGTGCCACGCGTGCCGAGACCGTACTGAACGTTCTTTTTCCGGCGGCCATTCCCGGCATCGTCGGCGGTATTCTGCTTGCGGTCAGCCGGGCGATCGGCGAGACCATGATCGTGGTCATGGCTGCCGGATTGATCGCAAATCTGACCGCCAATCCGCTCGAAAGCGTCACAACCGTTACGGTCCAGATCGTGACGTTGCTCATCGGTGACACATCCTTCGACAATCCCAAAACGCTGGCCGCCTTCGCACTTGGGATGATGCTGTTCATCGTTACCCTTATCATCAACATTCTCGCGCTTCGGATTGTCCGCAAGTACCGGGAAGCCTATGACTAGAGCTCGTTTATGACCGCCATCACTTCCCAACAGGCCAGCGTCTCGGCAGCCGGCGCAACCGAGGCCATCAGGCGCAGTCTCCCACGGCGCAAGCGCAAGCAGGTCATATTGCAAAGTCTTGGCATTGCCGCGATCAGCATTGCCTTTTTGATGCTTTTCACCCTGATCGCGTCGCTGGTATCCACCGGCCATAAGGCCTTCACGCAAACACATGTCACTCTGGATGTTTTTATTGACCCCGAGGAAGTGCCGGCGGACCGGCTGCCGCGCGGCGGTTTTGATGATGTCCTGGCCGCCTCACTAGCCAGGTCGCTTCCTGGTGTGGCGACCGGTGACAGGGCTGCAATGCGGACAGTCGAGAAGATTTTCTCCAACGGAGCACAATTTAAATTACGCGATATGGTGGTCGCCAATCCGGACCTTATCGGCAAGACCGTTTCGCTGTCAGTCCCGGTGTCTGACCCCTATGACCAGTTGAACAAGGAGTTGATTGACCGGGACACGCCCGAGCAGTTGCGCCGGTTGAAAGATGATCAATTGGCATATTTCGACACACTCGAAAATGCCGGCATGATTTCATCTCCGATCAATACAGGTCTTATTACCAACGCGGACAGCCGCTTTCCGGAACTGGCCGGACTGAAAGGCGCTATTATCGGCTCCTTCTGGGCACTCCTGGTCTGTTTCCTGATCTCGTTCCCGTTGGGAATTGGTGCTGCCCTCTATCTCGAAGAATTTGCCCCCAAGAACCGCATCAGCGACTTTATCGAAGTGAATATCAATAATCTTGCCGCGGTTCCTTCTGTTGTTTTCGGCCTTCTGGCACTCTCCGTTTTTATCGGGTGGTTTGGAATGCCGCGGTCTGTTCCCTTCGTTGGTGGTCTGACCCTGGCTTTGATGACTATGCCGACAATCATCATTGCAACCCGTGCGGCGTTGAAGGCGGTACCACCGTCCATCCGCGAGGCCGCCCTCGGCATCGGGGCATCCAGGCAACAGGTTGTTTTCGGCCATGTGCTTCCGCTGGCCATGCCAGGCATTCTCACCGGCACAATTATCGGGCTGGCACAGGCGCTGGGCGAAACCGCTCCCTTGTTGCTGATCGGCATGAACGCATTCATCACCTCGGCACCATCCACACCCTTCGACAGTGCCACTGCGCTGCCGACACAAATCTTCATCTGGGCCGACAGCCCGGAACGCGGCTTTGTTAGCCGCACATCGGCGGCAATTCTGGTCCTGCTCGTTTTCCTGATCAGCATGAATGCCATTGCCATCTTCCTGCGCAAAAAACTGGAGCGCAAATGGTAACTATGAAAACCGCCCGGGGTGACGGGTTGACAGGCGACCGGGTCTGCGTTCAAGCCTGATTGGTACGGATGGTCGCAGTTGAACTGGCGGGAAAAGCGGTTTGGAGTTATCTGGAATTGGCCTGGCCGGGTGCGGCCGCATGGGTCAGCCGATGTTGGCCGCATTGCGCGATGCCGGTTTTGATGCCGTCGGCTTTGATGTCCGGGCACCGCAAAGCTATGGCGAATTCGCCGCCGCCATGAGCGATGATGTGGCGCGATTTGCCGCTCATCTGAAAATCCTCATCAGTGTGGTTCGCGATATCGAGCAGACGGAAGCTCTTCTGTTTGACACTCAGGCCCTTGCGGCGGCAGCACCGGGGCTGCGCAGCATTATCATCTGCTCCACCCTCTCGCCGCGCTATCTCCAGACCCTCAAGGGCAGGCTGCCCTCGCATATCAATCTGGTCGACGCACCAATGTCAGGTGCATCTATCGCCGCGCGCGAACGGCGTCTGTCCTTCATGATGGGCGGCGAGGAGGCGGACCTGACCGCCTTGCGGCCGCTGTTCGAAGCAATGGGAACCTCATTCCACACAATGGGTCCGTTTGCGGCCGGGATGACAGCCAAAGTTCTGAACAATTTGCTGGCGGTCTCGTCCACGGCGATGACCCGGCTGGTGCTCGATTGGGCCGATGAACTGGGACTGGATGAAAAGTCGCTGCTTGCCCTGATCGACAAAAGCTCCGGCCGGAACTGGTTCGCCAGCGGCTTTGAGGATATTGAATTTGCCCGCGACGGCCATGCGCCGGACAATACAATCGGCATTCTGGAAAAGGACATCAGCAGCGCGCTTGACGCCGCGCCGCGAGGCGCAGACAGCGCCCTGCCGAATGCAGTCATAGAGGCCCTTCGCAAGCTCAAGCCGCGGCTGTAAACCTGGGTGCGCCGCGACTGACGAAATCAGCCGACGATTGTGGCTTCCGTCTTGTCGCGCACATCCTGTTCCGAAACTCCCGCGGCCAGTTCGACGATTTTCAGACCGCCTTCAACCACATCAAATATGCCAAAATTGGTAATGATCCGGTCAACTACAGCCTGTCCGGTGAGGGGCAGGGTGCATTCGGTCAGAAGCTTGGTTTCGCCCCTTTTATTGGTGTGATCCATGACAACAATGACACGCTTCACACCGGCAACGAGATCCATCGCCCCGCCCATGCCCTTGACCAGCTTTCCGGGAATCATCCAATTGGCAAGGTCGCCTTTTTCGGAGACCTCCATCGCGCCCAGAATGGCCATGTCGATTTTTCCGCCCCGGATCATGCCGAAACTGTCAGCGGATGAGAAGTAGCTCGTCCTGTCCAGTTCTGTAATCGTCTGCTTGCCAGCATTGATCAGATCCGGGTCGAGTTCCGCTTCTGTCGGGAACGGGCCCATGCCGAGCATGCCGTTCTCTGATTGCAGCGTTACATCGACGCCGTCGGGAATGTAGTTCGAAACCAGCGTGGGAATGCCGATGCCCAGATTGACATACATTCCATCTTCCAGTTCACGCGCCGCGCAGGCAGCCATTTTATTGCGATCCCACATGGTAACTCTCCTTAAGCCGCACGAACGGTTTTCTGTTCAATCCGTTTTTCATGCTCGCCCGTGATCAGCCGGTGCACGAAAATGCCGGGTGTGTGAATCATGTCCGGATCAAGCGAGCCGACCGGAACAATTTCTTCCACTTCGGCAATGCAGACCTTGCCGCAGGTTGCCGCATTCGGATTGAAATTGCGCGCGGTCTTGCGATAGACCAGATTGCCCTGTTCGTCACCCTTCCAGGCTTTGACAATGGCGATATCGGCCACAATTCCGCGTTCCAGAATATAGCTCTGGCCGTCAAAATCCTTGTGTTCCTTGCCCTCGGCAATCACTGTGCCGACACCTGTCTTGGTATAAAAGCCGGGAATGCCAGCGCCGCCGGCGCGCATCCGCTCGGCCAGTGTGCCTTGAGGGTTGAATTCAAGCTCCAGTTCGCCGGACAGATATTGCTGCATGAAGGTGTCGTTCTCACCCACATAGGAGGAGATCATTTTCTTCACCTGCCGGGTTTGCAGCAGCAGGCCGAGACCGAAATCATCGACGCCGGCATTGTTTGATGCCACGGTCAGGTCTTTGACGCCGGATTCGCGAATTGCCGCTATCAGCAATTCCGGAATGCCGCATAGTCCAAAGCCACCGGCTGCAATGAACATGCCGTCGAATAACAGCCCGTCCAGAGCCTCGTCTGCCGATTTGTAAACTTTCCGCATTATCTGCTCCCAGTTGAATGCCGCACTGCAGCAAGAGATATTCGATTAGCTACACGAGAAACAGGCTTTTCGCAAAGCCTATAATTGCTTTCACTGCGGGCCAATGGCGTCCACATCGCGGCTTATATAATCCCGCACATCCTGAAACGCTGCTTTGACATCCTGCAGCGAACGCAGCCGCCGCATGATCGCCCGGATGCAGGATTTGACCTCATCGCTCATGCTGTGTCTGCGCAACCATTTTCACCATTGAAACATGCGCGCCAGCATCCTTCAATCGTGATGTGGCCGGATCAGACCAGCACTGATTGCCGCTTGGTGTGAAGCAACCATGACGGTCCGAAGACTGTGAAGCCGCCAGTGAAATTAACTGTAAGCGTTGTAAATTTACCAAATGCAAACAGTTTCGTGTAAGTAAAAGGCATGTATATCTCATCATCTTCACCCTCGGGACTGTTGTTCGACCATGTTCGGGCGCTTCTCTCTCGTGACAGCCTGCGTTCATGGGGCAGACTGGTTACACAGTCTCCGCCGGCATTGAAGATGCTAATTGGATTGCTGCTGATCGATTCTGTGTTCATCGGAATTTTCGTCTATTACGGCATCCAGCAGGTGATCAGTGATAATCCCGCCAAGTTTCCCCAGTTCTGGAGCCTTGCGGCAGATTACAGTCTCCCGGAATTTTTCGGCTATGCGAAATTGGCCGTCATTGCTGCGCTGTTATTCATGGCATTCAAGCGCACAAGACAGTCCATATTGTGCAGCTGGTCGATCATTTTTGTTGTGCTGCTTGCCGATGATTCCCTGCGACTTCACGAATATGGCGGAGAATGGGTCGCAGAGCACCTGGGCTTCAGCACGATTCAAAACATCAAACCTGAACATCTGGGCGAGTTGGTGATGTGGCTTGTGCTTGGTGTGATCGCCCTGTCGGTGCTGATTGTCGGCCTGCTGCGCACCCCGGTCTCCAGCATGGGCAGCAGTGGCTTCTTTCTGGTCGTGATCTTTGGTCTGGTTATCACCGGTATCGGCATCGATCTGATCTCTTCGGCGAGCTATCTTCAGGATATCGACAATGGCACGGCCGTGTCGAAGACGCTGTATGGATTTCTGCTGATTGCCGAAGATGGCGGTGAGGCGGTTTTTGTGTCTCTTGGCCTTGCCGGGGCACTGGCGGTCTGGCTGAACTCAGCACGAACGCGCAGCTAAACGCGGCAGCCTACTTTACGCGACTGACCCGATTTCCGGGCAGTTTTCAGTCAATTTTGCATTCTTATCGG from Pararhizobium sp. IMCC3301 includes the following:
- the pstC gene encoding phosphate ABC transporter permease subunit PstC gives rise to the protein MTTLAFATLFVISLFGYWLNRRAARAMRRDGARLHSLSGYHGLFSFLSILVPVFVLTIVWLALQGSVVDKIVMGGLPNGVLNGLGTGQRQLVLTEIRSLSRGQTFGTPEEWKITAAEQLNLLQAVASMMLIAIVAIGGLALLWFARRRVTATFRARQGVERIVSGLMIFCSVAAIFTTVGIVASLAFETVKFLRLVPLTEFLFGLNWEPQIPIRADQVAAAGAFGWIPVIVGTLVITAVALILAIPIGLFSAIYLNEFAPSRVRSVAKPFLEILAGVPTVVYGFFAILVVAPAIRSLGASLGIGVSPNTALAAGSVMGIMLVPFISSFADDALSAVPRSLRDGALALGATRAETVLNVLFPAAIPGIVGGILLAVSRAIGETMIVVMAAGLIANLTANPLESVTTVTVQIVTLLIGDTSFDNPKTLAAFALGMMLFIVTLIINILALRIVRKYREAYD
- the ppk2 gene encoding polyphosphate kinase 2, producing MANDKSSSGDPLRDNFDLDNPKLASQIKGAAMQSGNYPYSDKLSRKKYERALRVLQIELVKVQAWAQDTGARLVLVFEGRDAAGKGGTINAIRAYLNPRNARIAALPKPTEREQGQWYFQRYIAHLPSSGELVLFDRSWYNRAGVEPVMGFCTPEQHRIFLQEAPKFEQMLVDENIHLFKFWLNIGREMQMKRFHDRAHDPLKQWKLSPMDVASLDKWGDYTEKRNLMLKMTHTASTPWTIVRSNDKRRARLNSIRHVLANLDYDGKDLSAIGKIDPLILGQGPDFLRLHEAMDFDD
- the phoU gene encoding phosphate signaling complex protein PhoU translates to MADHTVTAYDEELQALAKYIAEMGGIAESMIVDALQALLRADPVLARKVITDDKDLDNLQRKVEDDAIRTIAKRQPMASDLREIIASLRISNDLERCGDLAKNIAKRAIAIEGVVQPSKLIHGIEHMAELAQAQLTKVLDAYVARDVGKAEMVWQNDSEIDAMYTSLFRELLTYMMEDPRNISYCTHLLFCAKNVERIGDHATNIAETVIYQVTGVQLEDERPKGDNSAIHVVEQP
- the phoB gene encoding phosphate regulon transcriptional regulator PhoB, which gives rise to MAAPNILVVEDEESLSLLLRYNLESEGYQVDVSERGDDAELKLREAVPDLLLLDWMLPGLSGIELCRRLRARDETRNLPVIMLTARGEETERIRGLSTGADDYVVKPFSVPELMARVKAMLRRAKPEVVSRLLRTGDLEMDRETHRVHRATREIHLGPTEFKLLEFFLQSPGRVFSREQLLDGVWGHDVYVDERTVDVHVGRLRKAINKGRAKDPIRTVRGAGYSLDDQFRD
- a CDS encoding substrate-binding domain-containing protein; this encodes MSYLKLATSALAITALSATSAIARDEIRIVGSSTVFPYTQAVAEQFSNNTGAPSPIVESTGTGGGMKIFCEGVGEAHPDITGASRAMKASEYELCQSNGVTDISEALIGFDGLSLAISRSNDFDWDLTLGEIYLALAAQVPVDGKWADNPYKKWSEINADLPDTEILAYGPPPTSGTRDAFVELAMHAGCEELDYVANGGFDGDWVKENCSRMRTDGPFIEAGENDNLIVQRLESDPNAVGIFGYSFLYENFDRLKGVKIEGVEPTTDSIADKSYPVSRPLYFYVKNAHRGVIPNLNEFIEEYMSEDALESGGYLSERGLVTLVDDRRTALQDAILNGKQMDAPE
- a CDS encoding ATP-binding protein; protein product: MAAEPPLSDAEIENNALLTRLLDQRWAVIVACVGVLAFWLRGDVTPFAGILFLLALGAATMVEPVASQRRRRLNALRTARAVAQQSVWPDPSTKRVIASLTVPTLLVDSEGVVRFLNKATISNLGDIRPGQPMALHFRQRNLVAALARVMETNQPEQLEYIERFPVERWFSVDLSPLRFDTDAAVPLTATPQFLLVQFQDLSAQKRIERMRVDFIANASHELRTPLASMSGFIETLLGPARNDETARLRFLNIMREQSQRMSRLIDDLLSLSRIEMKAHLKPTDPVDLGPLIGHVADTLAPLARDNDVKLVLGTWDDPVIVSGAQDELVQVFSNLIENAIKYGASGQRVEIDFLAETETRGPATTIRDFGPGIASEHVPRLTERFYRADVETSRQKQGTGLGLAIVKHILNRHSATLHIKTEAGKGAAFTVQFPRRTASAAAEKMAKSDGISEN
- the pstB gene encoding phosphate ABC transporter ATP-binding protein PstB, with the translated sequence MSSKNESAALTNAPRVKMKGEKVNVFYGEKQALFDVDLEIPEHRVTSLIGPSGCGKSTFLRCLNRMNDTIDICRVKGDITLDGKDIYDSAVDVVELRARVGMVFQKPNPFPKSIFENVAYGPKIHGLASSKEELEAMVVESLQKAGLFEEVKDRLDEPGTGLSGGQQQRLCIARAIAVSPEVILMDEPCSALDPIATAKVEELIDELRNNYTIVIVTHSMQQAARVSQRTAFFHLGNLVEEGVTDDIFTNPGDKRTQDYITGRFG